In Ipomoea triloba cultivar NCNSP0323 chromosome 15, ASM357664v1, one genomic interval encodes:
- the LOC116007459 gene encoding uncharacterized protein LOC116007459, translating into MAVSLYFYTSLNSHEPPIQGLDKRRSRGGKSLFRIKCPAVKALMTNYLNRGMLTVNRRRHCFLRHTTHLPLHISHNFDVGPCTEMLISGFWVGPDIEDGWGFVQAIVHQTY; encoded by the exons ATGGCGGTCTCCCTCTACTTCTATACATCTCTGAACAGTCACGAACCTCCAATTCAG GGACTTGATAAAAGGAGATCTAGGGGTGGAAAGTCTCTATTCCGAATAAAATGTCCAGCAG TGAAGGCTCTGATGACCAACTATTTGAACCGAGGCATGCTTACTGTGAATAGGCGCCGTCATTGTTTCCTTAGACACACAACACATCTTCCGCTACACATTTCACATAATTTTGATGTAGGTCCTTGTACTGAGATGCTTATTTCTGGCTTTTGGGTGGGACCTGATATTGAAGATGGGTGGGGTTTTGTGCAAGCAATTGTACATCAAACATATTGA